One Desulforegula conservatrix Mb1Pa genomic window, TGGCAGACTCGACATGGATTTTCTTACAAAGAATCTCACTGACGACACAGCAATAGTCAGCGTAATGTGGGCAAACAACGAAACAGGAACAATTTTTCCTGTGGAGGAAATTGCGGAATTATGCTCACAGAAAGGAATACTTTTTCATACTGACGCTGTTCAGGCTGTTGGCAAGATAGACATGGATCTTTCAAAAACAAAGATAGACATGCTTTCGCTTTCAGGCCATAAGCTACATGCTCCGAAAGGAATTGGCGCACTGTATGTCAGGAAAGGAACAAAATTCACGCCCTTCATGATTGGCGGGCATCAGGAAAAAGGCAAGAGAGCAGGAACTGAAAACGTAGCATCGATTGTTGCGCTTGGAAGAGCATGTGATTTTGCAAGAGAAAGCATGGAAAAGGAAAACACCTATGTGAAAATGCTTAGGGACAAGCTTGAGACTACACTCACAACCATCATCCCAAAAGCAGTCGCAAATGGTGACCTTGATAACAGGCTGCCTAACACATCCAGCATAAGCTTTGAATTCATTGAGGGAGAAGCTATTCTTCTGATGATGAACGAACTGGGAATCTGCGCATCATCAGGATCAGCGTGTACATCAGGATCTCTCGAACCTTCTCATGTACTCAGAGCAATGGGCGTTCCATACACTGCCGCCCACGGAACAATAAGATTCAGCCTGAGCATTTATAATACAGAAGAAGAAATTGATTTTATAATTGAAAAACTTCCTCCTATTATTAAAAGACTGAGATCAATATCTCCTTACTGGGACAAATCCTGGGATTTTTAATTTTATTGAGAAGCATCTGAAAAATTCTTTTCCGTAAAATCATCCTAAAAAACAACAAAAGCCCGGGATTTTCATCCCGGGCTTTTTGATTTCTTGTTTATTGATCAGATCAGTGCAGAAATTTTTTTGAATCGATTAGAAAGTTCTGATGTATTGCCTAAGCCTGTCCTTGAGTTCGTCAGAAATATCCTGAAACTGGCAACCAAATCCCAAATGAGAAAATTCGCTATTGTCCAGCACCCATTTGACTTCAAGGCTCAAACCAGTCATCTCGTCAAACGGAGGTTCACCTATTATGTTCAGTATCACAAGCTTATCAAGACTGCAAAGCTTTCGGAATCCGCGTCTCAGCGTACTAAAACCAAGGCCGCCTTCACTGAAGTTCATGACAGTAGCATCGAATTCTTCCGCAGAAGTCACGTCTCCTTTATCAGCTTTGCCAGACATAATAAGTATTCTGGTTTCGGCCCTCTTGTCCTTTGGCAGTATAATTCTCGTGTATTTTCTGTCTTTTATGCTCATCGCGCCAACTGATTTCTTTATTTTTGAAAATTCCGTTAGAAAAGCCGTTTTCAGGCTTTCAGGAGTGAATTTTATCTGTAATCTTTTTTTGCCGGTGCCACCGGCTCTAACGATGATGGTTATATAAAATACAAGACAATTTTTTACCAGTAAAAACTCGGCAGATGACGATTCTGAAGCGCAGAATATATATTATATTTATTGAATAATTCCATTTTATTTCAGAAAAACCTTTTTGAAAAGGCTGCGTCAGGTTAAATCTTGATGGTCTCGCAAAAAGTCAGAATAAGGCGTCAGCGTCATGCCGGACTTGATCCGGCATCGTTGTATTTTCAGACACTTCTGGGTTCCGGTCTTTGCCGGATGCTAAAACTGGACTTTTTGCGGCTTAGCCAAATGTTGATGGACTAACAAAAAGTCAAATATATCCGCACAAATTCACTGCTCAATCACAGCAAGCACAGCGTTTTTCTGAACCGAATCACCTGGATTGTAACCTATGGATTTTACAGTTCCGCTGACAGGAGTGGCTATGGCATTTTCCATTTTCATTGCCTCAAGGACAACAATGGTATCGCCTTTTTCAACATGATCGCCTTCTTTTTTCTCATAACGGACAATCATTCCTGGCATCGGGGCTGATATGACAATGCCTGACTCTGAAGCCGGAGTCCTCTCTACTGATTCATGCCATACAGCGTGGGTATGATGCTCCTGAGCGTGTGAAGAAGTATCCGGTCTTACAAGTTTGATATCCCTTAAAACCGGCTTTTTGGAAGTATCGTCAACCCACACCTCGTAAACATCGCCTTCAACAGCCACTTTAAATTTTTTGGCCCTTGATCCTATCCCCTTTGGAGGAGCATCTTCTTTTTTAGCTGAACCGTTTTTAAGTCCATCCTCCCGGCATACGCCGTCCGCAGCGGATGGAGACTGAAATCCGTTTAAAGGGGCATTTTCCCTGCCATACTTCCATTTAAGAAATTTTCGACCTGTCACAGGAAACATGGCATAAAGAATGACATCTTCAGCTCTGTCCGAAACATCTGAGATCTCTTTTCTTGCCTTTTCGAGTTCAGGCTCGAGGACTTCTGCTGGCCTGCATGTAATTGGAGTCTCTCCGCGGGAATAGCTGACAAGCGCTTTTTTCTGGACATCAGTATCAATTGCCACCGGTGTCTTGCCATAAAGTCCGTAGCAAAGATCCTTCACCTGATCAGTCACCATCTTGTAGCGCTCTTCATCAGTATCAAAAAGAACATTATTCAAAGTCTGGGTTCCGATAATCTGGCTGGAAGGAGTTACAAGCGGAGGCTGGCCAAGCTCTTTTCTGACCCTTGGAAGCTCTTTGTAAACGTCTTCAAGCTTGTCAATATTACCCATTTCCTTGAGCTGATTAACAAGATTAGACAGCATGCCACCAGGAGTCTGGTGAAGAAGAACATTGATGTCTATTATCGACATTTTGGTGTCATCAAGATATTGCCTGTATTTGGGCATAACGTCTTTTTCAAGAATTTCATTGATCACACCAAGCTTGCTTATATCAAAACCAGTGTCCCTGTTAGTCCCAAGAAGGGACATGACAAGCGGCTCTACGGCAGGATGGGAAGTTCTGTACGCATATGGAGTCATGCATGTGTCAATAATATCGACGCCCGCTTCAATGGCTTTAAGATGCGTCATCGGAGCCATGCCTGAAGTGAAATGCGTATGAAGGAGTATTGGTACTTTTACGCTCTGTTTCAGAGAGCTGATCAGATCATAGGCGTCATAAGGAGCGAGAAGACCGGCCATATCCTTGATGCATATACTGTCAGCCCCCATGCTCTCAAGCTCTTTTGCTTTCCCAAGAAAATATTCAATATTATATACGTCACCGCCCATGCGCGGCTCTGTTATGGTATAGCAGATGCATCCCTGAAAATGTTTGCCGCATCTCTTGATGACAGGCACGACAGCTTCAAAATTCCTATAGTCATTCAGCGCGTCGAACGTTCTAAAAATATCCATCCCATTTTCAGCCGTTTTTTCCACAAATGCCTCTACAAGATCATCGGCATAGTTTCTGTACCCCACCAGATTCTGACCGCGTAAAAGCATGGACATGGGGGTTTTCTTGAAATGAGCCTTCAGGGTTCTTAGTCTGTCCCATGGATCTTCATTCAGAAATCTGTGCATTGAGTCGAATGTAGCTCCGCCCCAGGTTTCAACAGCCCAGAACCCCACCTCATCCATTAGTTCAGCGACCCTCAGCATATCCTCGGTTCGTCCCCTTGTTGAAAATAGGGATTGGTGACCGTCTCTTAGACTGAGGTCCATTATTTTAAGGGGATTTTCAGCAGCCAGTCTTGCCTGAGAATAGTTCAAATCTGTGGTATTAAGCCTGGAATGAGAGCTCATGAATAAACCTTGATTAAATAATTTTTGCGCGGCCCTGTTTTTTTAAATGCAGTATTGAGTAACAAGCAGGGCATATATGGGAAGGGGTATATCAGTAATACATTGTGCCAGTAAATGTCCTAAGCTGCATTAGTACTCTTTTCCTCATCTCGTGTTCCCGGGCTGAGGTTGTCCAGACACTGGGCTTTAT contains:
- a CDS encoding PilZ domain-containing protein, which produces MSIKDRKYTRIILPKDKRAETRILIMSGKADKGDVTSAEEFDATVMNFSEGGLGFSTLRRGFRKLCSLDKLVILNIIGEPPFDEMTGLSLEVKWVLDNSEFSHLGFGCQFQDISDELKDRLRQYIRTF
- a CDS encoding pyruvate carboxylase subunit B; this encodes MSSHSRLNTTDLNYSQARLAAENPLKIMDLSLRDGHQSLFSTRGRTEDMLRVAELMDEVGFWAVETWGGATFDSMHRFLNEDPWDRLRTLKAHFKKTPMSMLLRGQNLVGYRNYADDLVEAFVEKTAENGMDIFRTFDALNDYRNFEAVVPVIKRCGKHFQGCICYTITEPRMGGDVYNIEYFLGKAKELESMGADSICIKDMAGLLAPYDAYDLISSLKQSVKVPILLHTHFTSGMAPMTHLKAIEAGVDIIDTCMTPYAYRTSHPAVEPLVMSLLGTNRDTGFDISKLGVINEILEKDVMPKYRQYLDDTKMSIIDINVLLHQTPGGMLSNLVNQLKEMGNIDKLEDVYKELPRVRKELGQPPLVTPSSQIIGTQTLNNVLFDTDEERYKMVTDQVKDLCYGLYGKTPVAIDTDVQKKALVSYSRGETPITCRPAEVLEPELEKARKEISDVSDRAEDVILYAMFPVTGRKFLKWKYGRENAPLNGFQSPSAADGVCREDGLKNGSAKKEDAPPKGIGSRAKKFKVAVEGDVYEVWVDDTSKKPVLRDIKLVRPDTSSHAQEHHTHAVWHESVERTPASESGIVISAPMPGMIVRYEKKEGDHVEKGDTIVVLEAMKMENAIATPVSGTVKSIGYNPGDSVQKNAVLAVIEQ
- the nifS gene encoding cysteine desulfurase NifS, whose product is MKPVYVDNNATTKVAPEIVEAMLPFYTEMYGNPSSMHTFGGQVASHIEKARKQVASLLGALPEEIIFTSCGTESDGAAIRSALHTQPTKNHIITTMVEHPAIKTLCETLSKHGFRITTVPVDNRGRLDMDFLTKNLTDDTAIVSVMWANNETGTIFPVEEIAELCSQKGILFHTDAVQAVGKIDMDLSKTKIDMLSLSGHKLHAPKGIGALYVRKGTKFTPFMIGGHQEKGKRAGTENVASIVALGRACDFARESMEKENTYVKMLRDKLETTLTTIIPKAVANGDLDNRLPNTSSISFEFIEGEAILLMMNELGICASSGSACTSGSLEPSHVLRAMGVPYTAAHGTIRFSLSIYNTEEEIDFIIEKLPPIIKRLRSISPYWDKSWDF